The following DNA comes from Salvia splendens isolate huo1 chromosome 17, SspV2, whole genome shotgun sequence.
TTATGCAACTGGTAGCATACTATATATGGAATGGAGAATGGCAATACCTTGAATTCACAGCTTACGCCAGCTTTTTCGAGAAATGGAGGACCAGCTTGTCCAGCTTCGAAGAGTACAGTTCTATCAGCTATGCCATGGGACCACAGGATAGGTGTCTGTTTGCATTTTCACATTATTTAAGATGATGATTCTTTATATCAAAATTACTTCAATCTAGGTAAGGGGCTTCTATAGTCTATGTTTGAAATGAATGGAAAAAAACATTATACCAGGTATAAATGAAATGGCAGGTAACAAGACACTCTGTGTGTGTGATCACGTAATTCAGCATGATATAATCGATCTAGGCATGATGCCGAGTTACAACTTCGTAACGTTTAGTAGAGTTAATGTTAGTCTAAAATTTTCTAGTGTTTTAAGCCTTCTGAAAATCAAATACAGCCTTCACAATCCATATAACATAGTATCAAAAGTTACGTTTAGACACCAAAAATAACAACTTTTAGATCGTCTAAAGTCCAACCTTTTGGCATCTCTTCAATGGTTCAGATTAAAAAGGCAATTCAAGGTTTTCGATGATTATAAAACATGAATTAGCAAAAGCATTAGCATTCAGATCAGAGAGGTtcaacaaatgagaaaagaaatgCTAGTAAGGAGAGGTGGACACACCTTTTTTGCATCTTCTGAAACCCTTTGTAAAATTGAAGAGTTAAATGGAACCCAACCACTAAACACAGCACCTCCACCCAGAGTTTTTGGGTAAAGCAGAACGCTTGCCAACGTTAAAGCACCTAGAAGATTGTATTTGTTTAATTACCCAAGCTTTAAACACAAATTAGATGCACAACTTTAAGAGAGAGGACAGACACACCTCCTTGACTGAACCCGCATATAAAGATATTGTTAGGATTGGTGCCTGCTGCTATCTCCGTGTCTATCATTGCATGGACATTTTGAACTGCTTTGAGCACGCCGGCTTCATCTTGTGGAGAATCCTGTTGGGCGATCTTAACTCATATCAGATCAAGTAAAATATAGAATAGTGGTAACTGATCACCTAGTTATAAACAAGTACTGTGTAAATCTTGTTTCAGAGCAATGACCGAGTTCACTAAATGGCGACCATTAGTATACAAAAGAAGAAACAATGACTCCCATGTTGAGATAAGAACAAGGTTCTCACAGATCAATGGAAATACTGTAATGTTTCATGTAGACAGTTCTACACATTTAACTGCATAGAAACGGAAGTATATTGTTGCATTGTTGTGTGTAAAGAACATCTCGTTAATCTCAGTTACAATACACATCGAATATACAGTGAGAAGAAAAATATGTAAACTTGAAATTAATCAGAATAAGTTGAGGCAGGCAGAACTCACAGCTGTCATCGGTAATTCGTGAATGTCAAACCATGAAGGCATCACTGAACCATCTACAAGAAAAAGGTTAAGTTAACACAAGGTAAAATATGCATCAAAGGAACTAATTCAATTGTATCTGGATTCTGGAAATATAAGACAACAGAAATCAAGCGATCTGCACTTGAACAATGTTCGCTTCCACAAAATGCTTCTCAATCAACTTCACCATCCAAAATTAGTATAGTAGAAATCTAAAAGAGTTAGAGAATCGAATTAGAACGTAAAGATCCTAAGTGGATAATACCTCCGGCAACTTGAAGACcacaaaattaagaaaaatgctCAAATGTATGCCAGAAGGTATGAAATTTACTAGCTATCCAAATTAACTTGAAGACCCATTCCAGAGTCGCAAAAAAATGATGTTTTCACTCCCGAACTAAATGTAACGAAAGAGCTAATTCTTTTCCAGTTGCCTATTTACTCACAATCAACCAGGCGAAGACCCATAATTTTGAAAGATCAACTAGATATATAATAGCAAGAAGCATATAATTCAAATCACATACATTGAGCTGCCCAGTTTCCCAATGAACATTGAAAAATTAAACCTTTGCAATTATTCAGCAAATAACTGAAAAATATTTTCCCGAAAGCTACTCCTATGTTAGCAATCTTAAGGAAGCAATTGCGTGAGTTGGAAAAGAAAATTCAGTAAAGATAACCACAAGACTAATCGATTATGAAGATAATACATATGAAAGCCAATTCATTATATACACTCTAACCAAAATACagcaaaaaccctaattttcggaAACCCCAAAATTAAGAATCAAATAGGTAACACTAACACCACATCACTCCCGTATCCAACCAATCGCCACGCATTTGAACAAATTCACAATATCGGAGCAAAATCCGGATTCACGGATCAGCAAAGCGATGCAAAATAAGATAAGACTTACAATTACAGGTGACGGGATTGTTTGGGGCGGAAGGGAAGGACCACTTGGTGTTGGCGAAGACGGGAGAAGTGAAGAGGTTCTTGATAGGTTCGTTGGCGGGGCCCGAATCGCCGAGCCCATGCAGCCACAATATGAAGGTACGGGCCATGGGGTCGGGCTTGGTCGGAAGCGGGCTTTGGTGATTGAGAAGAACGAAGGAAAGGGTGATTCCGAAAGTGAGTGTGAAGAGCGCAAATGACTTGGCCAGTGTTAGCTTCATTTCTGCTCGCTCATGCCTGCGCCGTCTACTACGTTCCGTTTTCTGCGGTCAGGTAAAAACGTTGCAGCTAATCTACGTTTTCTCTTaccagaaaaagaaaatgaacaaAAAAGGTTTACGACTGAAAATTCGTCCTTTATTTTTCTGCTTTAAGGAAGAattacattattattaaaaatagataATGGAAATATTTGAACGAAAAATATAGTACTTCATACTCCGTATATGATTTATACTAGGTCAATTTGCCAAATAAATCATGATAAATGGTCAAATAGTCAACACTCACCACATAAACAAATATCACCTTTAAAAAGTGAGTTAAAATagtcataagtcataacacttCCACATGTTTAAAACTGACCAACCACCACATCATTGCTATTTCACTAGAAATGAAGCGATGTGTAAATTGCGAATTTTTTTATCTTCcgtgatttattttttagattgTGATAAAATGGGACGAATCCTATTTATTTAGCAATATGTCATTTGGATATATGAAAATGTATAAATAGTGATTGAAACGGAATTAGCAAACAACACTACATGCTCTAATTTCGTTACATCGTCG
Coding sequences within:
- the LOC121773299 gene encoding probable carboxylesterase SOBER1-like, encoding MKLTLAKSFALFTLTFGITLSFVLLNHQSPLPTKPDPMARTFILWLHGLGDSGPANEPIKNLFTSPVFANTKWSFPSAPNNPVTCNYGSVMPSWFDIHELPMTADSPQDEAGVLKAVQNVHAMIDTEIAAGTNPNNIFICGFSQGGALTLASVLLYPKTLGGGAVFSGWVPFNSSILQRVSEDAKKTPILWSHGIADRTVLFEAGQAGPPFLEKAGVSCEFKAYPGLGHSLNNEEFRNLESWIKSRVHSSS